The following are from one region of the Streptomyces tuirus genome:
- the lgt gene encoding prolipoprotein diacylglyceryl transferase produces the protein MELAFIPSPSRGVLYLGPIPLRGYAFCIIIGVFVAVWLGNKRWIARGGRAGTVADIAVWAVPFGLVGGRLYHVITDYQLYFSEGRDWVDAFKIWEGGLGIWGAIAFGALGAWIGCRRRGIPLPAYADAVAPGIAFAQAIGRWGNWFNQELYGKPTDLPWALEITSSSDGRVPGTYHPTFLYESLWCIGVAFLVIWADRRFRLGHGRAFALYVAAYCAGRAWIEYMRVDDAHHILGLRLNVWTAILVFLLAVTYLVVSSRKRPGREDVVEPGAVTSGDDAEGGEKSEETGTSAGAGKDDRTEDEAEAEADAKNEAGSGKKS, from the coding sequence ATGGAACTTGCCTTCATTCCCAGCCCGTCACGCGGGGTGCTGTACCTCGGCCCCATTCCGCTGCGCGGCTACGCGTTCTGCATCATCATCGGCGTCTTCGTCGCGGTCTGGCTCGGCAACAAGCGCTGGATCGCCCGGGGCGGGCGGGCCGGCACGGTGGCCGACATCGCTGTCTGGGCGGTGCCCTTCGGTCTCGTCGGCGGCCGGCTCTACCACGTGATCACGGACTACCAGCTGTACTTCAGCGAGGGCCGTGACTGGGTGGACGCCTTCAAGATCTGGGAGGGCGGCCTCGGCATCTGGGGCGCGATCGCGTTCGGCGCGCTGGGCGCGTGGATCGGCTGCCGTCGCCGCGGCATCCCGCTGCCCGCCTACGCCGACGCCGTCGCCCCGGGCATCGCCTTCGCGCAGGCGATCGGCCGCTGGGGCAACTGGTTCAACCAGGAGCTGTACGGCAAGCCCACCGATCTGCCGTGGGCTCTGGAGATCACCTCCTCGTCGGACGGGCGGGTGCCGGGCACGTACCACCCGACGTTCCTCTACGAGTCGCTGTGGTGCATCGGAGTGGCGTTCCTCGTCATCTGGGCGGACCGCCGCTTCCGCCTCGGACACGGCCGGGCGTTCGCGCTGTACGTCGCCGCGTACTGCGCGGGCCGCGCGTGGATCGAGTACATGCGCGTCGACGACGCCCACCACATCCTGGGGCTCCGGCTGAACGTCTGGACCGCGATCCTGGTGTTCCTGCTCGCGGTGACCTACCTGGTGGTGTCGTCCAGGAAGCGGCCCGGGCGGGAGGACGTCGTGGAGCCCGGCGCCGTGACCTCCGGTGACGACGCCGAAGGCGGCGAGAAGTCCGAGGAGACCGGCACGTCCGCGGGCGCCGGCAAGGACGACCGGACCGAGGACGAGGCCGAAGCCGAGGCGGACGCCAAGAACGAGGCCGGGTCGGGCAAGAAGAGCTGA
- a CDS encoding anthranilate synthase component I yields MDLETFRKLATDRRVIPVTRKLLADGDTPVALYRKLAAERPGTFLLESAENGRSWSRYSFVGVRSAATLTARDGQAHWLGAPPVGVPVDGDPLAALRATIEALHTPHQEGLPPFTGGMVGYLGYDIVRRLEKIGPGERDDLKLPELTMLLTSDLAVMDHWEGSVLLIANAINHNDLDTGVDEAYADAVARLDAMEADLSRPVAQPPAVLPPSELPEYTALWGGPDFQMAVEDIKERIRAGEAFQVVPSQRFETPCTASALDVYRVLRATNPSPYMYLFRFDGFDVVGSSPEALVKVEDGRAMVHPIAGTRWRGATPQEDQALAEELLADPKERAEHLMLVDLGRNDLGRVCEPGSVEVVDFMSVERYSHVMHIVSTVTGRVAAGRTAFDVLTACFPAGTLSGAPKPRAMQIIDELEPSRRGLYGGCVGYLDFAGDSDTAIAIRTALLRDGTAYVQAGAGIVADSDPVAEDTECRNKAAAVLRAVHTANRLGKA; encoded by the coding sequence ATGGACCTCGAGACCTTCCGCAAGCTCGCCACCGACCGGCGGGTCATCCCCGTCACCCGCAAGCTCCTCGCCGACGGCGACACCCCGGTCGCGCTCTACCGCAAGCTCGCCGCCGAGCGCCCCGGCACGTTCCTGCTGGAATCCGCGGAGAACGGCCGCTCCTGGTCCCGGTACTCCTTCGTCGGCGTGCGGTCCGCCGCCACACTGACCGCCCGTGACGGGCAGGCGCACTGGCTCGGCGCCCCGCCCGTCGGCGTCCCCGTGGACGGCGACCCCCTCGCCGCCCTGCGCGCCACCATCGAGGCCCTGCACACGCCCCACCAGGAGGGCCTGCCGCCCTTCACCGGCGGCATGGTCGGCTACCTCGGCTACGACATCGTCCGCCGCCTGGAGAAGATCGGCCCCGGCGAGCGCGACGACCTGAAGCTGCCCGAGCTGACCATGCTCCTCACCAGCGACCTGGCCGTCATGGACCACTGGGAGGGCTCGGTCCTGCTGATCGCCAACGCGATCAACCACAACGACCTCGACACCGGCGTCGACGAGGCGTACGCGGACGCGGTCGCCCGTCTGGACGCCATGGAGGCCGACCTCTCCCGCCCGGTCGCCCAGCCCCCGGCCGTCCTCCCGCCCTCCGAGCTCCCCGAGTACACCGCGCTGTGGGGCGGCCCCGACTTCCAAATGGCCGTCGAGGACATCAAGGAGCGGATCCGGGCCGGTGAGGCCTTCCAGGTGGTGCCCTCCCAGCGTTTCGAGACGCCGTGCACGGCGAGCGCGCTGGACGTCTACCGGGTCCTGCGGGCCACCAACCCGTCCCCGTACATGTACCTGTTCCGCTTCGACGGGTTCGACGTCGTCGGCTCGTCCCCCGAGGCCCTGGTCAAGGTCGAGGACGGCCGGGCCATGGTCCACCCCATCGCCGGCACCCGCTGGCGCGGCGCCACCCCGCAGGAGGACCAGGCCCTCGCCGAGGAACTGCTCGCCGACCCCAAGGAGCGCGCCGAGCACCTCATGCTCGTCGACCTGGGCCGCAACGACCTGGGGCGGGTCTGCGAGCCCGGCTCGGTCGAGGTGGTGGACTTCATGTCCGTCGAGCGCTACTCGCACGTCATGCACATCGTCTCGACGGTGACGGGCCGCGTGGCCGCCGGACGCACGGCGTTCGACGTCCTCACCGCCTGCTTCCCGGCCGGCACCCTCTCCGGCGCCCCCAAGCCCCGCGCCATGCAGATCATCGACGAACTCGAACCTTCCCGGCGCGGCCTCTACGGCGGGTGCGTCGGCTACCTCGACTTCGCCGGCGACTCCGACACCGCCATCGCCATCCGCACCGCCCTCCTGCGCGACGGCACCGCCTATGTGCAGGCCGGGGCGGGCATCGTCGCCGACTCCGACCCGGTCGCCGAGGACACCGAGTGCCGCAACAAGGCGGCCGCGGTGCTGCGGGCCGTCCACACGGCGAACCGGCTGGGAAAGGCCTGA
- the trpC gene encoding indole-3-glycerol phosphate synthase TrpC, whose product MSVLDEIIDGVRADLAERQARVSLDELKERAAKAPAAKDGAAALRGDGVKVICEVKRSSPSKGALAAIADPAALAADYEAGGAAVISVLTEERRFGGSLADLEAVRARVDIPVLRKDFMVTSYQLWEARAYGADVVLLIVAALDQPALESLIERAESIGLTPLVEVHDEDEVERAVDAGARVIGVNARNLKTLEVDRGTFERVAPEIPDHIIKIAESGVRGPHDLIAYANAGADAVLVGESLVTGKDPRTAVSDLVAAGEHPALRHGRS is encoded by the coding sequence GTGAGTGTGCTCGACGAGATCATCGACGGAGTCCGTGCCGACCTCGCGGAGCGGCAGGCGCGCGTCAGCCTCGACGAGCTCAAGGAGCGCGCGGCGAAGGCTCCCGCGGCCAAGGACGGCGCGGCCGCACTGCGCGGCGACGGCGTCAAGGTCATCTGCGAGGTCAAGCGCTCCAGCCCCTCCAAGGGCGCGCTGGCCGCGATCGCCGACCCGGCCGCACTCGCCGCGGACTACGAGGCGGGCGGCGCCGCCGTCATCTCCGTCCTCACCGAGGAGCGCCGCTTCGGCGGCTCGCTCGCCGACCTCGAGGCCGTCCGCGCCCGGGTGGACATCCCCGTGCTGCGCAAGGACTTCATGGTCACGTCGTACCAGCTGTGGGAGGCCCGCGCCTACGGCGCCGACGTCGTGCTGCTGATCGTCGCCGCCCTCGACCAGCCCGCCCTGGAGTCCCTCATCGAGCGCGCCGAGTCCATCGGGCTCACGCCGCTCGTCGAGGTGCACGACGAGGACGAGGTCGAGCGCGCGGTGGACGCCGGCGCCCGCGTGATCGGCGTCAACGCGCGCAACCTCAAGACCCTCGAGGTCGACCGCGGCACCTTCGAGCGGGTGGCGCCGGAGATCCCCGACCACATCATCAAGATCGCCGAGTCCGGCGTCCGCGGCCCGCACGACCTCATCGCGTACGCCAACGCCGGCGCCGACGCCGTCCTGGTCGGCGAGTCCCTCGTCACGGGCAAGGACCCGAGGACGGCGGTCTCGGACCTGGTGGCGGCCGGCGAGCACCCGGCGCTCCGGCACGGCCGTAGCTGA
- the trpA gene encoding tryptophan synthase subunit alpha, translating into MSGNIELLGDTLAAARSEGRSALIAYLPAGFPTVDGGIEAVKAVIDGGADVVEVGLPHSDPVLDGPVIQTADDIALRGGVRIADVMRTVREAHAATGKPILVMTYWNPIDRYGVERFTAELAEAGGAGCILPDLPVQESALWREHAEKHGLATVFVVAPSSKDERLAQITAAGSGFVYAASLMGVTGTRASVSNQAQDLVERTRATGTDLPVCVGLGVSNPAQAAEVAGFADGVIVGSAFVKAMLDAPDDAAGVEAVRALAGDLAKGVRGQA; encoded by the coding sequence GTGAGCGGCAACATCGAGCTGTTGGGCGACACCCTCGCCGCGGCCAGGTCCGAAGGGCGCTCCGCCCTCATCGCCTACCTCCCGGCCGGGTTCCCGACCGTGGACGGCGGCATCGAGGCCGTCAAGGCCGTCATCGACGGCGGCGCCGACGTCGTCGAGGTGGGCCTGCCGCACAGCGACCCCGTCCTCGACGGCCCCGTCATCCAGACCGCCGACGACATCGCCCTGCGCGGCGGCGTGCGGATCGCCGACGTGATGCGCACGGTCCGCGAGGCCCACGCCGCCACCGGCAAGCCGATCCTCGTCATGACGTACTGGAACCCCATCGACCGCTACGGCGTCGAGCGGTTCACCGCCGAGCTCGCCGAGGCGGGCGGCGCCGGGTGCATCCTGCCCGACCTGCCCGTGCAGGAGTCGGCGCTGTGGCGGGAGCACGCGGAGAAGCACGGTCTCGCCACCGTCTTCGTCGTCGCCCCCAGCAGCAAGGACGAGCGGCTCGCGCAGATCACCGCGGCGGGCAGCGGCTTCGTCTACGCCGCCTCCCTCATGGGCGTCACCGGCACCCGCGCCAGTGTCAGCAATCAGGCCCAGGACCTGGTGGAACGCACCCGTGCCACGGGGACGGACCTGCCGGTCTGCGTCGGGCTCGGCGTCTCCAACCCCGCCCAGGCCGCCGAGGTCGCCGGCTTCGCCGACGGCGTGATCGTCGGCTCGGCCTTCGTCAAGGCCATGCTGGACGCCCCGGACGACGCCGCCGGTGTCGAGGCCGTGCGCGCGCTCGCCGGTGACCTCGCCAAGGGCGTGCGCGGACAGGCGTAA
- a CDS encoding HpcH/HpaI aldolase/citrate lyase family protein translates to MTAHPLTWLYAPGDRPQVVAKALASGADVVVVDLEDAVASDRKDYARAATADLLAHPPAVPVHVRVNALDSPWGERDIAALAPAPGLSGLRLAKITSPAEVARVARRARADLYALLETALAVEQAYAIACSHPNLRGIALGEADLRADLGVRDDTGLDWPRSRVVVAARAAGLPPPPQSVHPDTRDLDGLEASCAHGRALGFLGRAAIHPRQLPVIERAYLPSEAEIERAETVLKAAATDQGAQALPDGRFVDAAVVTAAQRTLSLARRR, encoded by the coding sequence GTGACGGCGCACCCGCTCACCTGGCTCTACGCCCCGGGCGACCGTCCGCAGGTGGTCGCGAAGGCCCTCGCCTCCGGCGCCGACGTCGTCGTCGTCGACCTGGAGGACGCGGTCGCCTCCGACCGCAAGGACTACGCCCGCGCCGCCACCGCCGACCTGCTCGCACACCCGCCGGCCGTCCCGGTCCACGTACGGGTCAACGCCCTGGACAGCCCCTGGGGCGAGCGGGACATCGCGGCCCTGGCCCCGGCTCCCGGGCTCTCGGGCCTCCGCCTCGCCAAGATCACCTCACCCGCCGAGGTCGCCCGTGTGGCACGCCGGGCCCGGGCCGACCTGTACGCCCTGCTGGAGACGGCCCTCGCCGTGGAACAGGCCTACGCCATCGCCTGCTCCCATCCGAACCTGCGCGGCATCGCACTGGGCGAGGCCGACCTGCGGGCCGACCTCGGGGTGCGCGACGACACCGGCCTCGACTGGCCCCGCTCCCGGGTGGTCGTGGCGGCCCGGGCCGCGGGCCTGCCCCCGCCGCCGCAGTCCGTCCACCCGGACACCCGCGACCTGGACGGGCTGGAGGCCTCCTGCGCCCACGGCCGCGCCCTGGGGTTCCTCGGCCGGGCCGCGATCCATCCCCGCCAGCTGCCGGTGATCGAACGCGCCTATCTGCCCAGCGAGGCGGAGATCGAGCGGGCGGAGACGGTGCTCAAGGCGGCCGCCACGGATCAGGGCGCCCAGGCCCTGCCCGACGGGCGCTTCGTCGACGCCGCGGTGGTGACGGCGGCCCAGCGGACCCTGTCCCTGGCGCGCCGCCGCTGA
- a CDS encoding DUF2752 domain-containing protein: protein MHTVNAESRRVTQSVPSRLAVPAGALAAVAAAFAYVGTVDPNEPGHYPVCPLLHYTGLYCPGCGGLRSAHAFVHGDLLAALHANAPATLGYLGFAVLWTVWVVQAVRGRPLRIDPRPGLVWSLGGLLLVFTVVRNLPFGGWLHP, encoded by the coding sequence ATGCATACCGTGAACGCCGAGAGCCGAAGGGTGACGCAGAGCGTCCCGAGCCGACTGGCCGTCCCCGCCGGGGCGCTCGCGGCCGTCGCCGCCGCCTTCGCCTACGTGGGCACGGTGGACCCCAACGAGCCCGGCCACTACCCCGTCTGCCCGCTGCTGCACTACACCGGTCTCTACTGCCCAGGCTGCGGCGGACTGCGCAGCGCGCACGCCTTCGTCCACGGGGACCTCCTCGCGGCGCTGCACGCCAACGCGCCCGCGACCCTCGGCTATCTGGGCTTCGCGGTGCTGTGGACCGTATGGGTGGTCCAGGCGGTCCGGGGGCGTCCCCTGCGGATCGACCCGCGTCCGGGGCTGGTCTGGAGCCTCGGCGGGTTGCTGCTCGTCTTCACCGTTGTCCGGAACCTGCCCTTCGGTGGCTGGCTCCATCCTTGA
- the trpM gene encoding tryptophan biosynthesis modulator TrpM, whose product MTPTMTTVDRYARLARGCRPRGCRAPARRIHGRRVRYVIGDEPGQVNGMRWQRPSRGAGNCATSH is encoded by the coding sequence ATGACTCCCACCATGACGACCGTGGACCGGTACGCCCGCCTCGCGCGCGGCTGCCGCCCCCGCGGCTGCCGTGCACCGGCCCGCCGGATCCACGGCCGCCGCGTCCGGTACGTCATCGGTGACGAGCCGGGCCAGGTGAACGGCATGCGATGGCAGCGCCCCTCCAGGGGCGCGGGGAACTGCGCGACAAGCCACTGA
- the trpB gene encoding tryptophan synthase subunit beta, with protein MPSQFFIPDPEGQSPNPEGYFGAFGGKFIPEALVAAVDEVAVEYDKAKHDPEFAKELDDLLVNYTGRPSSLTEVPRFAEHAGGARIFLKREDLNHTGSHKINNVLGQALLTKRMGKTRVIAETGAGQHGVATATACALFGLECTIYMGEIDTQRQALNVARMRMLGAEVIAVKSGSRTLKDAINEAFRDWVANVDHTHYLFGTVAGPHPFPAMVRDFHRVIGVEARRQLLERAGRLPDAAVACVGGGSNAIGLFHAFIPDTDVRLIGCEPAGHGVETGEHAATLTAGEPGILHGSRSYVLQDDEGQITEPYSISAGLDYPGIGPEHSYLKDSGRGEYRAVTDDAAMQALRLLSRTEGIIPAIESAHALAGALEVGRELGKDGLIVVNLSGRGDKDMDTAARYFGLYDTDAEVAEDASGTAEIEGDAK; from the coding sequence ATGCCCAGCCAGTTCTTCATCCCCGACCCCGAGGGCCAATCGCCCAACCCCGAAGGCTACTTCGGGGCCTTCGGCGGCAAGTTCATCCCCGAGGCCCTCGTCGCCGCAGTGGACGAGGTCGCCGTCGAGTACGACAAGGCCAAGCACGACCCCGAGTTCGCCAAGGAACTCGACGACCTCCTGGTCAACTACACCGGCCGTCCCAGCTCCCTCACCGAGGTGCCGAGGTTCGCCGAACACGCCGGCGGCGCGCGGATCTTCCTGAAGCGGGAAGACCTCAACCACACCGGCTCCCACAAGATCAACAACGTCCTCGGCCAGGCCCTGCTCACCAAGCGCATGGGCAAGACCCGGGTCATCGCCGAGACGGGCGCCGGCCAGCACGGCGTCGCCACGGCCACCGCGTGCGCGCTCTTCGGCCTCGAGTGCACGATCTACATGGGTGAGATCGACACCCAGCGCCAGGCCCTCAATGTCGCCCGCATGCGCATGCTCGGCGCCGAGGTCATCGCCGTGAAGTCCGGCAGCCGCACGCTGAAGGACGCCATCAACGAGGCCTTCCGCGACTGGGTCGCCAACGTCGACCACACCCACTACCTCTTCGGCACCGTCGCCGGACCGCACCCCTTCCCGGCGATGGTCCGCGACTTCCACCGGGTCATCGGCGTCGAGGCACGCCGCCAGCTCCTGGAGCGCGCCGGACGCCTGCCCGACGCGGCCGTCGCCTGCGTCGGCGGCGGCTCCAACGCCATCGGCCTCTTCCACGCCTTCATCCCCGACACGGACGTCCGCCTCATCGGCTGTGAACCGGCCGGGCACGGCGTCGAGACCGGCGAGCACGCGGCGACCCTGACCGCCGGCGAGCCCGGCATCCTGCACGGCTCCCGCTCTTACGTCCTCCAGGACGACGAGGGCCAGATCACCGAGCCGTACTCGATCTCGGCCGGTCTGGACTACCCGGGCATCGGCCCGGAGCACTCCTACCTGAAGGACTCCGGCCGCGGCGAGTACCGCGCGGTCACCGACGACGCGGCCATGCAGGCCCTGCGCCTGCTGTCGCGCACCGAGGGCATCATCCCGGCCATCGAGAGCGCCCACGCGCTGGCCGGCGCCCTGGAGGTCGGCAGGGAGCTCGGCAAGGACGGGCTGATCGTGGTCAACCTGTCCGGCCGCGGCGACAAGGACATGGACACCGCCGCGCGCTACTTCGGCCTGTACGACACCGACGCCGAGGTCGCCGAGGACGCCTCCGGCACCGCCGAGATCGAGGGTGACGCCAAGTGA
- the hisI gene encoding phosphoribosyl-AMP cyclohydrolase, translated as MTSTPARRPATAPRGGASRHSDPSSSLDPEIAARLKRSPDGLLPAIAQQYDTGEVLMLGWMDDEALHRTLTTGRCTYWSRSRREYWVKGDTSGHFQWVKSVALDCDADTVLVKVDQVGAACHTGARTCFDEDVLLKDGGPAGSATDQ; from the coding sequence ATGACCAGCACGCCCGCCCGTCGCCCGGCCACCGCCCCTCGAGGAGGCGCTTCGCGCCACAGTGATCCATCCAGCTCTCTCGACCCGGAGATCGCCGCGCGCCTCAAGCGCAGCCCCGACGGTCTCCTGCCCGCCATCGCCCAGCAGTACGACACCGGCGAGGTGCTCATGCTCGGCTGGATGGACGACGAGGCGCTGCACCGCACCCTGACCACCGGCCGGTGCACCTACTGGTCGCGCAGCCGCCGGGAGTACTGGGTCAAGGGCGACACCTCCGGCCACTTCCAGTGGGTGAAGTCCGTCGCCCTGGACTGCGACGCGGACACCGTGCTCGTCAAGGTCGACCAGGTCGGCGCCGCCTGCCACACCGGCGCGCGCACCTGCTTCGACGAGGACGTACTCCTCAAGGACGGCGGTCCGGCCGGTTCCGCCACGGATCAGTAA
- a CDS encoding DsbA family protein, whose amino-acid sequence MSEKNREGKRTAREKLAVEREKQKSADKRRRALIVGGAVVAVLGLAAVIGVVAANAGKDDDSEASGPVVAPSGAQGKDGLAIPVGKDSAKSTLTVWEDFRCPACKSFETAYRPVIHELTDAGELKVEYHLVTLIDGNMRGTGSRNAANAAACAQDAGKFPAYHDVLFDNQPPEVDDAYADNAKLIELAGKVDGLDTPAFRTCVEKGTHNGWVAKSHQAFNKGGFSGTPTVLFDGENIYQDRTMTPAKLKQMVQEANKE is encoded by the coding sequence GTGAGCGAGAAGAACCGTGAGGGAAAGCGCACCGCCCGGGAGAAGCTGGCGGTCGAGCGCGAGAAGCAGAAGTCCGCGGACAAGCGCCGGCGCGCGCTGATCGTGGGCGGGGCCGTCGTCGCCGTCCTGGGACTCGCGGCCGTGATCGGCGTCGTCGCGGCCAACGCCGGCAAGGACGACGACAGCGAGGCCTCGGGCCCGGTCGTGGCGCCCTCGGGGGCCCAGGGCAAGGACGGCCTGGCCATCCCGGTCGGCAAGGACAGCGCCAAGTCCACGCTCACGGTGTGGGAGGACTTCCGCTGCCCCGCGTGCAAGTCCTTCGAGACGGCGTACCGGCCGGTGATCCACGAGCTGACGGACGCCGGCGAGCTGAAGGTCGAGTACCACCTGGTCACCCTCATCGACGGCAACATGCGCGGCACCGGCTCCCGCAACGCGGCCAATGCCGCGGCCTGCGCCCAGGACGCCGGGAAGTTCCCCGCCTACCACGACGTGCTCTTCGACAACCAGCCCCCGGAAGTCGACGACGCCTACGCGGACAACGCCAAGCTGATCGAGCTGGCCGGCAAGGTCGACGGCCTGGACACCCCCGCCTTCCGCACCTGTGTCGAGAAGGGCACGCACAACGGCTGGGTCGCCAAGTCCCACCAGGCCTTCAACAAGGGCGGCTTCTCGGGCACGCCGACCGTGCTGTTCGACGGCGAGAACATCTACCAGGACCGGACGATGACCCCGGCAAAGCTGAAGCAGATGGTGCAGGAGGCGAACAAGGAGTAA
- a CDS encoding TIGR02234 family membrane protein gives MGYVTAVPHPRSHAPGSARAGRLSLAVALLSGALGAAVALLATRQQWSQGTATVAGGAFPLTAKGSDVTGVPAALAVVGLAALVAVFAVRRAGRFVVAGLLALSGVGIVAAALLGASDSSALDEQAAQASGDTSASVDALSHTAWPYVAVVGGVLILMAGLLALRYGRLWPAMSGRYERGATPQPRRKAPAVDPDRPEDLWKALDRGEDPTGA, from the coding sequence GTGGGGTACGTGACTGCTGTACCGCACCCCCGTTCCCACGCCCCCGGATCCGCCCGGGCCGGCCGCCTGAGCCTCGCCGTCGCGCTGCTGAGCGGCGCGCTCGGCGCCGCCGTGGCGCTGCTCGCCACCCGGCAGCAATGGTCGCAGGGCACCGCGACGGTGGCCGGTGGCGCCTTCCCCCTGACCGCCAAGGGCAGCGACGTCACGGGTGTTCCCGCGGCGCTCGCCGTCGTGGGCCTCGCCGCGCTCGTCGCCGTGTTCGCCGTCCGCCGCGCCGGCCGCTTCGTCGTCGCCGGGCTGCTCGCGCTCTCCGGCGTCGGCATCGTCGCCGCGGCCCTGCTCGGCGCCTCCGACAGCTCCGCGCTCGACGAGCAGGCCGCCCAGGCCTCCGGCGACACCTCGGCCTCCGTCGACGCCCTCAGCCACACCGCCTGGCCGTACGTCGCGGTCGTCGGCGGCGTCCTGATCCTCATGGCCGGACTGCTCGCCCTGCGCTACGGCCGCCTGTGGCCCGCCATGTCCGGCCGCTACGAGCGCGGCGCCACGCCCCAGCCGCGCCGCAAGGCCCCCGCCGTCGACCCCGACCGGCCCGAGGACCTGTGGAAGGCGCTCGACCGCGGCGAGGACCCGACCGGGGCCTGA
- a CDS encoding HGxxPAAW family protein: MAGSSHGHTPAAWTGVTIAFIGFCVSGAFMVLDQPVGFWAGMVVVLLGGVVGGIMRMMGLGQPRDAHQPHRTTGDREPAGAGS, encoded by the coding sequence ATGGCGGGCAGCAGCCACGGTCACACCCCGGCCGCCTGGACCGGTGTCACGATCGCCTTCATCGGTTTCTGCGTCTCGGGCGCGTTCATGGTGCTGGACCAGCCGGTGGGCTTCTGGGCGGGCATGGTCGTCGTGCTGCTCGGCGGTGTCGTCGGCGGCATCATGCGGATGATGGGCCTGGGCCAGCCCAGGGATGCCCACCAGCCGCACCGGACCACGGGCGACCGCGAGCCGGCCGGCGCCGGGAGCTGA
- a CDS encoding CaiB/BaiF CoA transferase family protein, which yields MTAPTTAPLNGLRVLDLATLFAGPMAATLLGDFGAEVVKIEHPGKPDPSRGHGPSKDGVGLWWKMLGRNKRTMTLDLSKPGGRATLLRLAATADVIIENFRPGTLEKWDLGWPELSAVNPRLVLARVTGFGQFGPYAHRPGFGTLAEAMSGFAAITGEPDSPPTLPPFGLADSIAGLTTAYAVMTALAAREHTGEGQVVDMALIEPILAALGPQPLWYDQLGHVQPRTGNRSPNNAPRGVYRTADGTWVAVSTSAQSVAERVMHLVGRPELIDEPWFASGADRARHADVLDEAVGGWIAARTRTDVMAAFEKAEAAIAPVQDVRDVMADPQYQALGTITTVDDPELGPLRMQNVLFRLSATPGAIRWAGRPHGADTEEILTELGLTPDDVSALRAEGAL from the coding sequence ATGACCGCGCCCACGACCGCGCCCCTCAACGGCCTGCGCGTCCTCGACCTCGCCACCCTCTTCGCCGGCCCGATGGCCGCCACCCTGCTCGGCGACTTCGGCGCCGAGGTCGTCAAGATCGAGCACCCGGGCAAGCCGGACCCCTCCCGCGGCCACGGCCCGTCGAAGGACGGCGTGGGCCTGTGGTGGAAGATGCTCGGCCGCAACAAGCGCACCATGACCCTGGACCTGTCCAAGCCCGGCGGCCGCGCCACCCTCCTGCGCCTGGCCGCCACCGCCGACGTGATCATCGAGAACTTCCGCCCCGGCACCCTGGAGAAGTGGGACCTGGGCTGGCCGGAGCTCTCGGCCGTCAACCCCCGTCTGGTCCTCGCCCGTGTCACCGGCTTCGGCCAGTTCGGGCCCTACGCGCACCGCCCCGGCTTCGGCACCCTCGCCGAGGCGATGAGCGGCTTCGCCGCGATCACCGGCGAACCGGACTCGCCCCCGACCCTCCCGCCGTTCGGCCTGGCCGACTCCATCGCGGGCCTGACGACGGCGTACGCGGTGATGACGGCACTCGCCGCCCGCGAGCACACCGGTGAGGGCCAGGTCGTCGACATGGCCCTGATCGAGCCGATCCTGGCCGCCCTCGGCCCCCAGCCCCTCTGGTACGACCAGCTCGGCCATGTGCAGCCCCGCACCGGCAACCGCTCCCCCAACAACGCCCCGCGCGGCGTCTACCGCACCGCGGACGGCACCTGGGTCGCCGTCTCCACCTCGGCCCAGTCGGTCGCGGAACGCGTGATGCACCTGGTCGGCCGGCCGGAACTGATCGACGAGCCCTGGTTCGCCTCCGGTGCCGACCGCGCCCGGCACGCCGACGTCCTGGACGAGGCGGTCGGCGGCTGGATCGCCGCGCGCACCCGCACCGACGTCATGGCCGCCTTCGAGAAGGCCGAGGCGGCCATCGCCCCGGTCCAGGACGTCCGGGACGTGATGGCGGACCCGCAGTACCAGGCCCTGGGCACCATCACCACCGTCGACGACCCCGAACTCGGCCCGCTGCGCATGCAGAACGTCCTCTTCCGGCTCTCCGCCACGCCCGGCGCGATCCGCTGGGCCGGCCGCCCGCACGGCGCCGACACCGAGGAGATCCTGACCGAGCTGGGCCTGACCCCGGACGACGTCTCGGCGCTGCGCGCGGAGGGCGCCCTGTGA